One stretch of Pseudomonas fragi DNA includes these proteins:
- the hutG gene encoding N-formylglutamate deformylase has protein sequence MDKVLTFKQGRVPLLISMPHAGLKLTPAVKAGLIPEAQSLPDTDWHIPQLYDFASELGASTLAAEYSRFVIDLNRPQDDAPMYVGATTGLFPATLFEGVPLFREGQVPTKEERATYLEQIWKPYHQTLQQELQRMKDEFGYALLFDAHSIRSQIPHLFDGRLPDFNLGTFNGASCDPALARDLEAICAGHPAYSHVLNGRFKGGHITRHYGSPVDNIHAVQLELAQCTYMEEVEPFNYREDLAAPTRVVLRQLLAQVIEWGRERYA, from the coding sequence GTGGACAAGGTTCTGACATTCAAACAAGGCCGCGTGCCATTGCTGATCAGCATGCCCCATGCCGGTCTGAAACTGACGCCAGCGGTCAAGGCCGGGCTGATCCCCGAGGCGCAAAGCCTGCCGGACACCGACTGGCATATCCCGCAGCTTTACGACTTTGCCAGTGAGCTGGGGGCCAGCACCCTGGCGGCCGAGTATTCGCGCTTTGTAATTGACCTCAATCGCCCGCAGGACGATGCGCCGATGTATGTGGGCGCGACCACAGGCTTGTTCCCGGCCACGCTGTTTGAGGGCGTGCCATTGTTTCGTGAGGGGCAGGTGCCTACGAAAGAGGAGCGTGCGACGTACCTGGAACAGATCTGGAAGCCTTATCACCAGACCCTGCAACAGGAACTCCAGCGCATGAAAGACGAGTTTGGCTATGCGCTGCTGTTCGATGCGCACTCCATTCGCTCGCAAATCCCTCATCTGTTTGACGGCCGCCTGCCGGACTTCAACCTGGGCACCTTCAATGGCGCCAGTTGCGACCCTGCGCTGGCCCGTGACCTGGAAGCCATTTGTGCCGGGCATCCGGCCTACAGCCATGTACTGAACGGGCGCTTCAAGGGTGGCCATATCACTCGTCATTACGGCAGCCCTGTGGATAACATCCACGCTGTGCAGCTGGAACTGGCGCAATGTACTTATATGGAAGAGGTCGAGCCGTTCAACTACCGCGAAGACCTCGCCGCACCGACCCGGGTGGTGCTCAGGCAATTGCTGGCGCAGGTGATCGAGTGGGGGCGTGAACGCTACGCCTGA
- the hutI gene encoding imidazolonepropionase, with amino-acid sequence MKTLWQHCNVATMANGMYSIIEDAAIVTRDGYIEWLGSRQQLPAGEYGQTHGLEGAWVTPGLIDCHTHTVFGGNRSGEFEQRLQGVSYAEIAAAGGGIASTVRATRAASEDELFDSARQRLLCLLRDGVTSVEIKSGYGLSLESERKILRVIRRLGEELPVTVRSTCLAAHALPPEYKDRADDYIEHICNEMLPALAAEGLVDAVDAFCEYLAFSPEQVERVFKVAQQLGLPVKLHAEQLSSLHGSSLAARYQALSADHLEFMTEEDAIAMAESGTVAVLLPGAFYFLRETQLPPMEALRKHGVKIAIASDLNPGTSPGLSLRLMLNMACTLFRMTPEEALAGVTLHAAMALGMGETHGSLEPGKVADFVAWNIDRPADLAYWLGGDLDKRVVRSGVDVTL; translated from the coding sequence ATGAAAACCCTTTGGCAGCACTGCAATGTCGCAACAATGGCCAATGGCATGTACTCGATCATCGAGGATGCCGCCATCGTCACCCGTGACGGCTACATTGAGTGGCTTGGTTCGCGTCAGCAGTTGCCGGCGGGTGAATATGGGCAAACCCACGGCCTTGAAGGCGCGTGGGTCACGCCGGGGCTGATCGATTGCCATACGCACACGGTATTTGGCGGCAACCGCAGCGGTGAATTCGAGCAACGCTTGCAAGGTGTGAGCTATGCCGAAATCGCCGCCGCCGGTGGCGGTATTGCCAGCACCGTGCGTGCGACCCGTGCGGCCAGCGAGGACGAGTTGTTCGACAGCGCCCGTCAGCGCTTGCTGTGTTTGCTGCGCGATGGCGTGACCAGTGTCGAGATCAAATCCGGTTACGGTCTGAGCCTTGAAAGCGAGCGCAAGATTTTGCGGGTGATCCGCCGCCTGGGTGAAGAGTTGCCGGTGACGGTGCGCAGCACCTGCCTGGCCGCCCATGCCTTGCCGCCGGAGTACAAGGATCGCGCCGACGACTATATCGAGCATATCTGTAACGAGATGCTGCCCGCGCTGGCGGCCGAAGGGCTGGTGGACGCCGTGGATGCCTTCTGCGAATACCTGGCATTTTCGCCTGAGCAGGTGGAGCGGGTGTTCAAGGTGGCGCAGCAACTGGGCCTGCCGGTCAAATTGCACGCCGAGCAGCTGTCTTCATTGCATGGCTCCAGCTTGGCGGCGCGTTATCAGGCGCTGTCGGCCGATCATCTGGAATTCATGACCGAAGAAGACGCCATTGCCATGGCCGAATCCGGCACCGTGGCCGTACTCTTGCCGGGCGCGTTCTACTTTTTGCGTGAAACGCAATTGCCGCCGATGGAAGCCCTGCGCAAGCACGGGGTAAAAATCGCCATCGCCAGCGACCTCAACCCGGGCACCTCGCCGGGCTTGTCGCTGCGCCTGATGCTGAACATGGCCTGCACCCTGTTCCGCATGACCCCCGAAGAAGCCCTGGCCGGGGTCACCCTGCACGCGGCAATGGCATTGGGCATGGGCGAGACCCACGGCTCGCTTGAGCCTGGCAAGGTGGCCGACTTTGTCGCCTGGAACATTGATCGCCCTGCAGACCTGGCCTACTGGCTGGGCGGTGATCTGGACAAACGCGTTGTGCGCAGCGGCGTTGACGTAACGCTTTAG
- the pip gene encoding prolyl aminopeptidase — MQTLFPQIKPYARHELAVDGPHVLYVDESGSPDGLPVVFVHGGPGSGCDANSRCYFDPGLYRIITFDQRGCGRSTPHASLDSNTTWDLVADMERIRLFLGIEKWVLFGGSWGSTLSLAYAQSHPEQVHGLILRGIFLARPQEIEWFYQAGASRIFPDYWQEYIAPIPEEERDDLMSAFHKRLTGNDQIAQMHVAKAWSTWEGRAATLRPNPQVVERFCDPHRALSIARIECHYFMNNAFLEPNQLLRDMHKIAHLPAVIVHGRYDMICPLDNAWELHQAWPGSELQIIREAGHVATEPGITDALVRATEQMARRLLNLQPDEA, encoded by the coding sequence ATGCAGACCTTGTTCCCGCAGATCAAACCCTACGCCCGGCACGAGCTGGCGGTCGATGGCCCGCATGTGCTTTACGTTGACGAGAGCGGTTCGCCAGACGGCTTGCCGGTGGTGTTTGTCCACGGCGGGCCGGGCTCTGGCTGCGATGCCAACAGCCGCTGCTACTTCGACCCGGGCCTGTATCGCATCATCACTTTCGATCAGCGCGGTTGCGGGCGCTCTACCCCCCACGCCAGCCTGGACAGCAATACAACCTGGGACCTGGTCGCCGACATGGAGCGGATCCGTCTGTTTCTGGGCATCGAAAAATGGGTGCTGTTTGGCGGCTCGTGGGGCTCGACCCTGTCTCTTGCCTACGCGCAAAGCCATCCAGAGCAAGTGCACGGCCTGATTCTGCGTGGGATCTTTCTGGCACGGCCGCAGGAAATCGAATGGTTCTATCAGGCAGGGGCCAGCCGGATTTTCCCCGACTACTGGCAGGAATATATCGCGCCGATCCCTGAGGAGGAGCGTGACGACCTGATGAGTGCCTTTCACAAGCGCCTCACGGGCAACGACCAGATTGCCCAGATGCATGTGGCCAAGGCATGGTCGACCTGGGAAGGCCGCGCCGCCACCCTGCGGCCCAACCCGCAGGTGGTCGAGCGCTTCTGCGACCCGCACCGGGCATTGTCTATTGCCCGTATCGAATGCCACTACTTTATGAACAACGCGTTCCTGGAACCTAACCAGTTGCTGCGCGACATGCACAAGATCGCTCACCTGCCGGCCGTGATCGTGCATGGCCGCTACGACATGATCTGCCCGCTGGATAACGCCTGGGAGCTGCACCAGGCCTGGCCGGGCAGTGAGTTGCAAATTATCCGCGAAGCCGGTCATGTGGCCACCGAACCCGGGATTACCGACGCCCTGGTGCGCGCCACCGAGCAAATGGCCCGGCGCCTGCTCAACTTGCAGCCCGACGAAGCATGA
- a CDS encoding amino acid permease: MQNHTQGLKRGLSARHIRFMALGSAIGTGLFYGSAAAIQMAGPAVLLAYLIGGAAVFMVMRALGEMAVHNPVSGSFGHYASTYLGPMSGFILGWTYAFEMIIVCLADVTAFGIYMGFWFPEVARWIWVLGIVLLIGGLNLCSVKVFGEMEFWLSLLKVAAIVAMILAGFGIMLFGIGTSGSSDAVATGISNLWSFGGFMPNGVGGLIASFAVVMFAFGGIEIIGITAGEAKDPQRVIPKAINAVPLRILLFYVLTLFVLMAIYPWTQIGSQGSPFVQIFDSLGISSAATILNIVVISAAVSAINSDIFGAGRMMYGLAQQGQAPKGFAKISRHGVPWMTVLVMGATLLVGVVLNYLIPENIFLVIASIATFATVWVWLMILVTQVAMRRSMTREQVAELKFPVPFWPYAPIAAIVFMVFIFGVLGYFPETQAALMVGVVWILMLVVAYLLWVKPAAGRAIEVAPELS, translated from the coding sequence ATGCAAAACCACACTCAAGGTTTGAAGCGCGGGCTATCCGCTCGCCACATCCGTTTCATGGCGCTGGGTTCAGCGATCGGGACGGGTCTATTTTATGGTTCAGCCGCTGCCATTCAGATGGCTGGGCCTGCTGTCTTGCTGGCTTACCTGATTGGTGGCGCGGCGGTTTTCATGGTCATGCGTGCACTGGGCGAAATGGCCGTGCACAACCCGGTGTCCGGCTCGTTCGGGCACTACGCCAGCACCTACCTGGGGCCCATGTCGGGCTTTATCCTCGGCTGGACCTATGCCTTCGAAATGATCATCGTGTGTCTGGCCGATGTCACCGCGTTCGGCATCTACATGGGCTTCTGGTTCCCGGAAGTGGCGCGCTGGATCTGGGTGCTGGGCATCGTGCTGCTGATTGGCGGCCTGAACCTGTGCAGCGTCAAGGTCTTCGGTGAAATGGAATTCTGGCTGTCGCTGCTCAAGGTTGCCGCCATCGTGGCGATGATCCTGGCCGGTTTCGGCATCATGCTGTTTGGCATCGGCACCTCGGGCAGCTCCGATGCGGTGGCGACCGGCATCAGTAATCTTTGGTCCTTCGGCGGCTTTATGCCCAATGGCGTGGGCGGTCTGATCGCCTCGTTTGCCGTGGTGATGTTTGCCTTTGGCGGTATTGAGATCATCGGTATTACCGCCGGTGAGGCCAAAGACCCGCAGCGTGTGATCCCCAAGGCGATCAACGCAGTGCCGCTGCGTATTCTGCTGTTTTACGTGCTGACCCTGTTTGTGTTGATGGCCATTTACCCGTGGACCCAGATCGGCAGCCAGGGCAGCCCCTTTGTGCAGATTTTTGACAGCCTGGGCATCAGCTCGGCGGCCACCATCCTCAATATCGTGGTGATCTCGGCGGCAGTGTCGGCGATCAACAGCGACATTTTCGGCGCCGGCCGCATGATGTATGGCCTGGCCCAGCAAGGTCAGGCGCCCAAGGGCTTTGCCAAAATTTCCCGGCATGGCGTGCCGTGGATGACCGTTCTGGTTATGGGCGCCACCTTGCTGGTCGGTGTGGTGCTTAACTATCTGATCCCGGAAAACATCTTCCTGGTGATTGCTTCGATTGCGACCTTTGCCACGGTGTGGGTGTGGTTGATGATCCTGGTGACTCAAGTGGCCATGCGTCGCTCCATGACCCGTGAACAGGTGGCCGAGCTCAAGTTCCCGGTACCGTTCTGGCCCTATGCGCCGATTGCCGCCATTGTATTTATGGTGTTTATCTTCGGTGTGCTGGGCTATTTCCCTGAGACACAGGCAGCGCTGATGGTAGGCGTGGTCTGGATTCTCATGCTGGTTGTGGCTTACCTGTTGTGGGTAAAGCCGGCAGCAGGGCGGGCGATTGAAGTGGCGCCCGAGCTTTCCTGA
- a CDS encoding glucan biosynthesis protein G, whose product MIVSPLNAPKMSAKRLRNALVTGSALFCLFGAGQLWAFSLDDVAAEAKTLAEQKYQAPRSNLPKEFRDMKFADYQKIQFNRDKAQWAGDKTPFKLSFYHQGMHFDTPVKINEVTATTVEEIKYDPSRFDFGDVQFDPKATENLGWAGFRVLYPINKADKQDEIMTMLGASYFRVVGKGQIYGLSARGMAIDTALPSGEEFPRFTEFWIEKPKPNDKHLVIFALLDSPRATGAYRFTLRPGVDTVVDVKAQMFLRDKVGKLGIAPLTSMYLFGANQPSKVLNYRRELHDSSGLAIHAGNGEWIWRPLNNPKHLSVSNFSVENPRGFGLLQRGRDFSHYEDLDDNYHKRPSAWIEPQGDWGKGSVDLVEIPTADETNDNIVAFWSPDTLPEPLKPFDFAYRLHWTMDEAALHPADSAWAQQTLRSTGDVKQSNLIRQPDGSVAYLVDFEGPSLKALPENAAVRSQVSVGDNAELVENNVRYNPETKGWRLTLRLKVKDPSKSTELRAALVQDVEQAAAAKADKAPETKAEKAAAKALEKKDHAAKDAKAPEATPATPEPVKTEKVLTETWSYQLPADE is encoded by the coding sequence GTGATTGTTAGTCCATTAAATGCACCAAAAATGTCTGCCAAGCGGTTGCGTAACGCACTGGTGACGGGCTCTGCGCTCTTTTGCTTGTTCGGTGCGGGTCAACTGTGGGCATTCAGTCTGGATGACGTGGCGGCTGAGGCTAAAACCCTCGCCGAGCAGAAGTACCAAGCGCCGCGCAGCAATTTGCCAAAAGAGTTCCGCGACATGAAGTTCGCGGACTACCAGAAAATCCAGTTCAACCGCGACAAGGCCCAGTGGGCGGGCGATAAAACCCCGTTCAAACTGTCCTTCTATCACCAGGGCATGCATTTCGACACCCCGGTGAAAATCAACGAAGTGACCGCCACCACGGTTGAAGAGATCAAGTACGACCCGAGCCGTTTCGATTTCGGCGACGTCCAGTTTGACCCTAAAGCCACCGAAAACCTCGGTTGGGCGGGTTTCCGCGTGCTGTATCCGATCAACAAGGCGGATAAGCAGGACGAAATCATGACCATGCTCGGCGCGAGTTACTTCCGCGTTGTGGGCAAGGGCCAGATCTATGGCCTGTCGGCCCGTGGTATGGCGATCGACACCGCATTGCCGTCGGGCGAAGAGTTCCCGCGCTTCACCGAATTCTGGATCGAAAAACCCAAGCCAAACGACAAGCACCTGGTGATCTTCGCCCTGCTGGATTCGCCACGGGCGACCGGTGCTTACCGCTTTACCCTGCGCCCGGGCGTGGACACGGTGGTGGACGTCAAGGCGCAGATGTTCCTGCGTGACAAAGTGGGCAAGCTGGGCATCGCTCCGCTGACCAGCATGTACCTGTTCGGCGCCAACCAGCCGTCCAAAGTCCTCAACTACCGTCGCGAGCTGCACGATAGCTCGGGCCTGGCGATCCATGCCGGCAACGGCGAGTGGATCTGGCGCCCGCTGAACAACCCGAAACACCTGTCGGTGAGCAACTTCTCGGTTGAAAACCCGCGTGGCTTTGGCTTGCTGCAACGTGGTCGCGACTTCAGCCACTACGAAGACCTGGACGACAACTACCATAAGCGCCCAAGCGCCTGGATCGAACCGCAGGGCGACTGGGGCAAAGGCTCGGTTGACCTGGTAGAAATTCCGACCGCTGACGAAACCAACGACAACATCGTTGCGTTCTGGAGCCCGGACACCCTGCCAGAGCCGCTCAAGCCATTCGATTTCGCCTATCGCCTGCACTGGACCATGGACGAAGCGGCCCTGCACCCGGCCGATAGCGCCTGGGCCCAACAGACCCTGCGTTCGACCGGTGACGTCAAGCAATCCAACCTGATTCGCCAGCCCGACGGTAGCGTTGCCTACCTGGTGGACTTCGAGGGCCCGTCCCTCAAGGCCTTGCCGGAAAACGCCGCCGTGCGCAGCCAGGTCAGCGTGGGTGACAACGCCGAGCTGGTAGAAAACAACGTGCGCTACAACCCTGAAACCAAGGGCTGGCGCTTGACCCTGCGCCTGAAGGTCAAAGACCCGAGCAAGTCCACCGAACTGCGCGCGGCGCTGGTTCAGGATGTCGAGCAGGCTGCCGCCGCCAAAGCTGATAAGGCACCTGAGACCAAAGCCGAGAAAGCTGCGGCCAAGGCGCTGGAAAAGAAAGACCATGCAGCCAAGGACGCCAAGGCGCCTGAAGCGACACCAGCCACTCCGGAGCCGGTCAAGACTGAAAAAGTGCTGACCGAGACCTGGAGCTACCAGTTGCCAGCCGATGAGTAA
- the dtd gene encoding D-aminoacyl-tRNA deacylase, whose product MRGLLQRVSGARVEVAGEIVGSIDQGLLVLVAVEPGDTEASAAKMLHKLLNYRVFSDCEGKMNLSLADIGGGLLLVSQFTLAADTKNGLRPSFSTAAPPALAQALFDHLLGEAKRLHPTVASGRFGADMQVHLTNDGPVTFLLQT is encoded by the coding sequence ATGAGGGGCCTGTTGCAGCGCGTCAGTGGCGCACGGGTAGAGGTAGCGGGGGAGATTGTCGGTTCGATCGATCAGGGCTTGCTGGTGCTGGTCGCCGTCGAACCCGGCGATACCGAGGCCAGCGCGGCCAAGATGCTGCACAAGCTGCTCAACTACCGGGTATTCAGTGATTGCGAAGGCAAAATGAACCTGTCACTGGCCGATATCGGCGGTGGCTTGCTGCTGGTTTCGCAATTTACCCTGGCGGCAGACACCAAAAACGGCCTGCGTCCCAGCTTCTCCACAGCAGCGCCCCCGGCGTTGGCCCAGGCGTTGTTCGATCACTTGCTGGGCGAGGCAAAACGGTTGCACCCAACCGTGGCATCGGGGCGTTTTGGCGCCGATATGCAGGTGCATTTGACCAATGATGGCCCTGTGACATTTCTGTTACAAACCTAA